The nucleotide sequence TTTCACAAAAGCCGCTTCATCGTTACATTTCATTGCCCAGTTAAACATCTTTTCATAGCCGACTGTCGAGGAGGGAATCGCCCCTAATGCTTTACCACACGCGCTTCCCGCTCCATGAGCCGGCCATACTTGTAAATAGTCAGGAAGCTGCTTAAAGCGTTGAATAGAGGTAAACATTTGCTTTGCCCCTTGATCTGCTGTTCCGCTGTACCCTGCTGCTTTTTCCAATAAGTCGGGGCGGCCCACATCACCGACAAACACAAAGTCGCCGGTAAAAATCCCCATTGGACGATCGGCACCGCCGCCGTGATCTGTCAGGATAAAAGAAATGCTTTCTGGTGTGTGCCCCGGTGTATGCATCACTTCCAATGTGAGGTTTCCGACTTTAAACGTATCACCATCTTTCAACAGCTGATGATCAATCCTTTCAAGATTTTGGTATTTCCAATTTTCGTCCCCTTCATCGGATACATACATTTTTGCCCCAAACCGTTCGGCTATCTCACGAGAACCTGCCACAAAGTCCGCATGGATGTGTGTTTCTGCTGCAGCTGTCAGCTTCAGCCCTTCTTTGTTAGCCGTCTCGACATATTGTTCAATATTGCGGGATGCATCAATAACAAGTGATTCCCCTGTTTTTTGACAGCCGATTAAATACGAAGCATGAGCTAGCTTTTCATCATAAAAATAACGCAATAACATGTCCGTCACTCTCCCTGTTTTCTGCTTCTATTGAGTCTTTTTAGGCAATGTTTCAATCAGTGCTTGCACATAAGATAATACTCGCTGCACCGATGGATCTTTCATCCACTTTAATACGGTAAAGAGAGAAATATGCTGTGCATTCGCCTCTGCTTTTGCTTGTACTTCTTCCCATAGAGATTGACCTTTTTCCACTTTCTCACGAATCGGTTCTGTATATTCTTCCACACTATTTTGCAAATAAGCGATGGACTTTTCATCAGCTAATACATTTTCCACAAATCGAACAACTGTCTCCAGCTTTTCCATCAGTTCTAACAATAGAGGCAGTTTCTCCAGCAAACGAAGGGCAGCTTCCAGTGTGTTCATATCGATATTTATACCGTCAATCTTCTTTTTCACTTTTTCCATCGTATGTTCATCTTCCAGAACAGATTGTCCAAAGGTTAATAACTGGTCTGCCTGCTCTATCTTTGCTGTTAAATCGGGCAGTTTTTCAATCAGCTTTTGAAGAGAAGCCTGCACTTCCGGTTTGTTTAACTCATCGACCCAGTCCTGTTTTGAAATTGAAACCGTCATTTCTCTCCACTCCCTTCCCGCTGTTACATAATCCCTTTCAACATGCCATCCCAATACATAATGGGCAGCAAATCTTTTTTCATCATATACATACTGCGTCTTTCTTTCGCCTGATTGATCGGAAAAGATTCGCTCGGTATTTTTCCATATTTAAACTCCGCTAATACTAAGCTATTGTAGCCTGTTACAAGTGGACAAGAGCTGTACCCATCATATGCTGCCTTCATCGGCTCTTCTTTTATGAGGGCAAGCATATTTTCCGCTACAACTGGAGCCTGCTTACGGATCGCTGCGCCGGTTTTGGACGTTGGCAGATCCGCACAATCGCCAAGGGCAAACACATTTTCATACTTATGGTGCTGAAGTGTATTTGGATGAACATCGACCCAGCCTGCTTCCCCTGCTAAAGAGCTTTCACGGATAAAGCCAGGCGCGCGCATGGGCGGAGTGACATGGAGCATGTCGTATTTCACTGTTGTTTGCTTTTTCGTATCTATATTTTCAAATACCGCTTCTTTTTGGGCTGACCGGATTTCAACTAAGTTTTCACGAAAGCGGGCATCAATTTTTTTGCGGGCCACCACTTTTTCTAATGTTTCACGGTATTTCTGAACATCAAAAATCGCCGGGTTGGCCGAACCAAAAATAACGTTTGTCTGTTCTCTAAACCCCGTGCGGCTAAAATGATCTTCCGCCAAATACATAATTTTTTGCGGAGCTCCCCCGCATTTTACTGGTGTGGCCGGATGCGTAAACACGGCATTGCCGCCTTTAAATGTGCGGATCGCTTCCCACGTATAATCTGTATACTCATACGAATAGTTGCTGCAGACTCCGCCTTTGCCGAGGGCTTCTCTCAAGCCTTTCACGCCCTCCCAGTGGATTTCGATTCCAGCTGCTACAACTAAATAATCGTAAGAAAGAGACTCCCGATTCGCTAACTGAATCTTATTTTCTTCAGGAGTAAAAGAAGCAACGGCTTGTTGTATCCAAACGGCTCCTTCCGGAATAACCTCCTCCATGCTGCGTTCTGTATCTTCTTTCTTGGCTGCTCCCCCGCCAACTAACGTCCACAGCGGCTGATAATAATGCTTATCTGCTGGATCAATAATGGCTACATCGTTCGCAAGCGATTTTATTCCATTCAACAATCTAGCAGCGGTGCTAATGCCTGCTGAGCCCCCGCCAACGATGACAATACGATAGTGTTCACTCATCTTTATCTTCCTCCCAGTTAGAATAATGACAAGTACAAGCTCTGTCCCTGTGAGTAACTCTGTGCTTATATATTCATGATAGAAGATACTTATTCGTGATACTATAGGGGGTTCCCCCTATATTTAATAGAGCCAGCTTTTTCTGAAATAAAAAAACTCCTTTGTAGAAGTTGATTTGTTACTAACAAACAAATCTTCTACAAAGAAGTTTCCACTTTAACTATTAAACTGCAAGAGGGCCTTGATTTTCTGCTCTCCTCAACCATGCTGCGAATAGTTTCTATCAATTTTCCAGAATAGCCATCACTTGTTTAACGGAATGAACCGATTTATCGAGAGCAGCTTTTTCTTCAGCGGTAAGCGGCAATTCAATGATGCTTTCAATGCCTTCTCCCCCGATAATCGTCGGCACACCCAGATATAAACCCCGGTAGCCGTATTCTCCCTCCAGATAAGCAATGGATGGAAGAATTCTTTTTTTATCACGGATGATCGCTTCCGCCATTGTCACAAGAGAAGCAGCCGGAGCATAGTACGCACTTCCGTTTCCAAGCAAGTTGACGATTTCGCCGCCGCCTTTTCTTGTTCTTTCCACAATGGCTTCCAGCCGATCACTCGGGATAATTTTTTCCAATGGAATGCCTCCCGCGTATGAATAACGGACGAGGGGAACCATATCATCTCCGTGTCCACCAAGGACAAATCCAGAAATGTCTTCCACAGAGATATTTAATTCTTCGGCAACAAATGTGTTGAATCTCGCTGTATCGAGTACTCCCGATTGACCAATCACCCTGTTTTTTGGAAAATTAGTTGTTTGGTAACAAACATATGTCATTGCATCGACTGGGTTACTTAACACGAGGATAAAGCTGTCCGGGGCATATTCCTTCACCTTTTGCGAGATGGAACGCATAATTTTAGCATTCGTCGAAACCAGGTCATCACGGCTCATACCTGGCTTTCTAGCAATGCCCGCCGTAATGATCACCATGTCTGCGCCTTGAATCTCCTTATAATCAGCTGTCCCTTTAATCTTCGCATTAAACTTTTGTACAGGGCCGGCTTCCAGCAAATCGAGCGCTTTTCCTTTTGTCGGATTGCTTTGTTCAGGTGTATCAACTAGAATAACGTCTCCCAACTCTTTTTGGGCGATCATTAAAGCAGTTGTTGCCCCGGTAAAGCCTGCACCGATCACCGCAATCTTTGGACGCTTAAATGCCATGGCATTTGCTCCTTTCTACCTTATTCTTCTTTTTTAGGGGCTGGGTCAGCTTTCTTCCGATTCGTACGATTAGAAGCAGGAGCCGGCTTAACAGCAGACTTTTCTTCTATTTCAGAAGCTTGATTTAGTTGCTTTCGTCGTTGAACCATCCCATATGTTTCTTCATCCATACGGGGGATGACATGGGCAGAAACCAACTCTCCAACACGTGCTGCTGCTTCTTTTCCAGCATCAACTGCTGCCTGGACAGCGCCTACGTCTCCTTCTACGAGAACGGTAACGAGGGCACCATCAATTTTTTCCTGATTGACTAATTCAACGTTTGCCGCTTTCAACATGGCGTCTGCCGCCTCAATTGAACCAACTAATCCGCGTGTCTCAATCATTCCAATAGCTTTTGGCATCCATCCCACTCCTTTCTACTGTTGTACAATCTCAGTGGAATCGACAATTCCAATAACGACAGCGTCAATCGGAAGAGGATTGTCCGGCATAATAAATCGGGCCGATCCTCCTTCTGTAATGATCACCTGATCACCTATGCCCGCTCCAATTCTATCAGCTGCAATAATTGGTGTATGGATAGATGAACCATCAGGATGGATAGGCTGGACAAACAATAGCTTTAATCCAGTAAGTCCATCTTCTTTTCTTGTCGCCCATACATTCCCAATAACAGTTCCCATTCTCATCTCCTCACCGCCCTACTTGTCGATCACCTGGATTTTTTTTCCTAACTCACGTGCTGTGTCTTTGGCTAAAGGGGTAACGATTGTTCCTTTTCCAACACGAATCACTTCTTCATTCATTTGTTTGACTTCATGCTGAGATAAGAGCTTGCCTTCAAAAACAGTGCTTAGCACTGGCTTTTCCTGCAGCACTACAGGAGCAGCTTGGACAGGCTGCCTTTGGCCTTCAACAATTATTTCGCCTACTTGTCCAGAGCGGATAAAGCCTGCATTGGCTTCATCGGTATCGATATGCATTTCCAAGCGGTAAGAAGGCGATACACGAATAAGTACCTTTTCAAAAGTGACCGGCCGTTCTGTTTCCGCCCTGACTTGAACGTACTGGCCATCCTGCACTTGAAAGCGCTCCGCATCCTCTGGCGCCATATGAATATGTGCCTGTGCAATAATCAATCCCTCTGGCAGATAGACACTGCCTTTCGGACCGATAATGGTAATTGGAGAAGATCCTTGAATATCACCAGATTGCCGGATCGGCGGCTTAAGTCCAAGTTTGAACGCATCTGTTTGACTTATTTCCACTTGGGTAAGATGGCGGGAAGGCCCGAGTACGCGAACCCGTTCGATCGCGCCTTTCGGACCTGATAAAATAACTGTTTCTTCTGCAGCAAACTGATTCGGCTGTGACAAATCACTTTTTTTCTTCAGTGCATAAGACGGGCCGAATAAAGCAGCCAAGTGCTGTTCAGACAGATGAACATGACGGGCCGATACAGCGATTGGAATGTGATTTGGCCTTTGTGCCAGCTCTTTTCTGCCCAACTGTTGGATTACCTCTTCCACAATGGATTGAATCCATTCTGAATCCATGAGCGTTCACCTCTCCTCTTACACTTCTTTGCTTACTCTACGATTTCTGGGGCTTTTGGCAAAATAGACTCCAATTCATTATGCGGGCGTGGGATAACGTGGACAGAATTCAACTCTCCAACACGCTGAGCAGCAGCTGCTCCTGCATCTGTTGCCGCTTTTACTGCGCCTACATCGCCGCGTACTAATACGGTAACGATACCGCCACCAACATGAACTTTTCCAACTAAGTGAACACTTGCTGCTTTCACCATTGCGTCTGCTGCTTCAATTGAAGCAACTAATCCTTTTGTTTCGATCATTCCTAATGCTGTCATTTCTCTTGCCATTTTACATTCCTCCTAATTTTTATTTGCTGTATTGTTCAATGACTTTATTGACTAGTTCCGCGACTTCTTCTACATTTACTTTTGCACTTTTTCCCATTGCAGCGATCACACTTTTTACAATCTGCTCGGTATCTGCGTTTCCTGTTGGCAAGCTGGATGATGATCCTCTTCCTTTTTTCGGAAGGCTCACCTCTTTAATTCCATAGGCCATCCGCTTAATATTGAGCAAATGACGGGCTGTGATATTGTCAGAGGTAATATTGCCACCAAATGACCCGCAGCCAAGTGTCATGGACGGGGCAAGCCCGGTCGTGCCGCCGACGGCTCCAACAGAAGATAATGTATTGACTAAAATTCTGGAGACTGGCATGTCAAGGGCAAATTCTCGTGCCAATGCGTCATCTTCTGTATGAATCGATAAGCTGTGGCCACGGCCACCTAAATCCAGAAGACGGCTGCATAATTGCTTTGCCTCGGCTTTGTTTTTTGCTGTATATAGCGCAAAAATAGGGGAGAGTTTCTCTAAAGAAAAAGGCACTTCCTTGCCAATTTCGGTTTCTTCTGCGACGAATAACCGAATGGAATCGTCAATATGAATACCGGCCAGTTCAGCAATGTATTGCGGGCTTCTGCCAACAATTTTCGGGTTGACCTTGCCAGGCACCGGAGAAATTACCTTTTCCATACGGGCCTTTTCTTCTTTATTCAATAAGTAAGCCCCATTGTTTTTTAACTCGCGCAGTGTCACAGCTAAGATGCTTTCGTCCACAATGATTGCCTGCTCTGTTGCACAAATCGTTCCATAATCAAATGATTTGCTGTCTACAATCATAGACACTGACTTTTCAATATTGGCTGTCTTTTCCAGATAGACCGGCACGTTTCCAGGCCCCACTCCGTAAGCTGGCTTTCCTGAGCTGTAAGCGGCTTTTACAAGCCCTCCGCCGCCTGTCGCCAAAATTAAGTGAACATCCGGATGCTTCATCAGTGACTGAGTTGCCTCCATCGATGCGTAGGATAGCCAGCCGATCAATCCCTCTGGTGCACCTGCTCCCACTGCTGCCTGCTCGCAAACCTTCAGCGCTTCAATCGTGCATTTCACCGCATAAGGATGAGGGCTAACAACGATGGCATTGCGTGTTTTTAGCGCAATTAATGTTTTAAAGAAAGCGGTCGATGTCGGATTCGTTGTCGGAATAATAGCGGCCACTACGCCAAACGGTGCAGCAATTTCCACTACTTTCTTTTCCTTGTCTTCTCTGATGATGCCGACAGTCTTTTCATCTTTAATTGATTCATATACCGCTTTGGACCCTACTTCATTTTTTATCTTTTTATGTTCAGCTACCCCCATGCCCGTTTCCTCTACAGCCAGCACAGCCAGCTCCTGAGACATGGCGAAAGCCGCATCGGCTACTGCTTTAACAATCTGGTCCACCTGTTCCTGTGAGTAAGACATATAACGTAACTGAGCTTCTTTTGCTTTCCTAACCGCTTCCCGCATTTCCTGAATGGCAAGCAAGTCGCGATCGATTGCTACAGACATACTTTCACACTCCTTCAAGGCTTTCCCTACTTAATCTGTCAGTAGCGAAGCGGATTTTTTGCCAGTTCGATAATCGTTTCCCGAAACGCATCGGCAGCTGCTCGGCAAGCTGATTGGCTTCCTGTTAACAAGCCGCCGCCATAATTCGTTTCCGAGGGAGGTTCGAACAGTTCGCAAATATCCACATCCGCTGCCTTCAATGCTGCATCCAGCCCGTAAATTGCTTCAAGAGGCGGAGCGATTAAATAGGCTAGCGCATCTCCTTCATTAATTCCAGCTAAAGACGATAAATAGCTTCCGGTCCTTGAGACGACATGAGCGTATAATAGATGGCTTTCTTCCTCATTTAACGCTTCAAAGAAAGCGCCGGATTCAATTGTCGTCTCCACTGCTTCCAGTCCGCTTCTTACTTGCTCCGGCGTCGGTCCAGCCAGAATGCCGATCATTTCTCCAGATAATGGGCCAGACGAATAATTGGCTCCTGCATAAAAAGATTTGGCGTACACGACATCGACATCTGCGTACTTCGTCGCCTCGTCCAGTGCCGTGTAGCCAATGTCATCGCTCGTAACCGTAAACATTCCGAGGCTGCGGTGATGGCTTTTCAGCTTAAACTTTTCCGCCAAGCCTTGATCCACATTCGGAATAACCCGCACAGCGAGAATTTCAGCTTTTACACGAGGTAAGTGCATAGCTTGTTCCACCTCCTAGCCTTCTTTTTTGACGAGTGATACACCACTAGCTTGGTGTTTTAGGATTTTTTGAACGACGGTTCCGAGATAGGCACCTGCTTCAACCGGCGGAATGCCGCCTTTGTGAATATTGGAAACGACCATCCGGTCAGCTTCAATGACACCTTTTCTCGGCTTATAACACATGTAAGCACTCAGTGACTCTGCACTCACAAGACCTGGTCGTTCACCAATCAGCATAACGACCACATCAGGTGTTAGAATTTCACCGATTTCATCCATTAAAGCAACCCGGCCTTTGTCAACATAGAACGTCGTTCCTATATCGATCTTCAAGTTACTGAGCGACTGCTGTAAAGACAGGTAGACATCTTCTATATTTGCTTCCACCGCTTTAGCGCTCAATCCGTTAGAAATAACAATTTGTACCGTAGGCGAAGCTTGACAGCGTTCTTTAATTATCTCCCTCGCTTCGTCTGACAGCTGGCGGCCATAATCTGGACGACGAATATATTCTTCCTTATCCTTCACTCTCGTCTGAACAGAAAAAACGCCCAGGTTCTCTAATACATCGGGAGAGACTTCCCCGTATACCGCGTCCACTGCTGCTGCATGATCGAAACGAAACTGAAGCCATGTGCTCGTTCTTGGACGGCTGCCAGCCCGGCCAACAGCAATCCGCGATGGTGTTTTCTTGCGAAGCTCTTCAAGTTGCTGTTCCTTTTTTTCTAATTTTGCAGAATCAGAGAGCAGCTGCCTGGATACCGGATTGTCCCGCTTTGCCCGTTCCGCCTGAAGAGGTTTAAACTGAACCTTCTCCGGCCCTGATTGAACTGCTTCAGCTGGTGCAGGAGCTTTTGGCTTCTTGCTCCATAAAGAGATTTCGGGTTCTTCAGGCGGCTGTTCCTGGCTAAGCTTCTCTACAACGAGCTTCGTAATCGAAGCAATTAATTCTTCCTTCATTCCCCTCGCCCCCTATTTGAAAAATATTGTCGGATCACCTGCATATTTGCTCAGTCTGCCGTTCTCAAAAATCCCCATTTTCTCAAGCCATTCAGCAAATTCAGGAGAAGGCGATTTGCCGAGCGTCTGTCGCAATGTAGCGATGTCATGATAGCTCATTGACTGATAGTTCAGCATACAATCATCACCCATTGGAGTAGCAATAATGAAATTTACCCCCGCTGCTGTTAAGAGCACTCCGAGGTCTTCAATGTCGTTTTGATCGGCACGTATATGATTCGTATAACAAATGTCCACTCCCATTGGCAGGCCGTGCATTTTCCCCATAAAGTGGTCTTCAAGACCCGCGCGGATGACCTGCTTGTTGTTGTACAAATATTCTGGGCCAATAAAGCCGACAACCGTGTTTACAATATAAGGATTATAGTGTCTTGCAAATCCATAGTTTCTTGATTCAAGCGTCATTTGATCAATGCCGTAATGAGCTTCTGCTGATAACTCCGAGCCTTGTCCGGTTTCGAAGTAAAGACGCTCAGGACCCGAACTTGTTCCAAGTTTTTTGGCCATGTCTGCTGCTTCATGAAGGAGCGGAGCCGAGATGCCGAAGGAGCGGTTTGCCTTTTCCGTCCCAGCGATGCTTTGGAAAATCATATCAGCCGGGGCTCCTCTTTCGATGGCTTTCATTTGAGTAGTAACATGTGCAAGCACACAATTTTGTGTTGGAATCTTCCATTCCTCAATGAACTCGTGGCTCGCTTGCAACAGCCTTTTGACGCTTTCAACAGAATCGTCTACCGGGTTAATGCCGATTACCGCATCGCCAACTCCATAAGACAGACCATCCTTCAGCGAAGCAACCATTCCCTCGATGTTATCTGTTGGATGATTTGGCTGCAGTCTTGAAGCAAGTGTGCCTCGCTGTCCAATAGTAATATTACATGTAGATAAAATCTCCAATTTGCTTGCCGCATGAACAAGATCCAAATTGGACATTAACTTTGCGACGGCTGCGATCATTTCACTCGTTAGCCCCTGGCTGATACGCTTTAACTCCCTATCTCCGGTTTCGTCATCTAAAATATATTCACGTAGTTCAGCAACCGACCAGTTCTGCATGTGCTTATAAATGGGTTCATTTATATCTTTTTCAATAATGAAAGACACTTCATCTTTTTCTGCTTCAATAAGCGGATTGTTGCGAATATCAGCTAAAGTGATGTCACTTAAAACAGACTTAGCTGCTATCCGCTCTTGTACCGTTTCTGCTGCAATGCCTGCCAGCCGATCCCCGGATTTTTCCTC is from Bacillus sp. PK3_68 and encodes:
- a CDS encoding DUF1641 domain-containing protein gives rise to the protein MTVSISKQDWVDELNKPEVQASLQKLIEKLPDLTAKIEQADQLLTFGQSVLEDEHTMEKVKKKIDGINIDMNTLEAALRLLEKLPLLLELMEKLETVVRFVENVLADEKSIAYLQNSVEEYTEPIREKVEKGQSLWEEVQAKAEANAQHISLFTVLKWMKDPSVQRVLSYVQALIETLPKKTQ
- a CDS encoding FAD/NAD(P)-binding oxidoreductase: MSEHYRIVIVGGGSAGISTAARLLNGIKSLANDVAIIDPADKHYYQPLWTLVGGGAAKKEDTERSMEEVIPEGAVWIQQAVASFTPEENKIQLANRESLSYDYLVVAAGIEIHWEGVKGLREALGKGGVCSNYSYEYTDYTWEAIRTFKGGNAVFTHPATPVKCGGAPQKIMYLAEDHFSRTGFREQTNVIFGSANPAIFDVQKYRETLEKVVARKKIDARFRENLVEIRSAQKEAVFENIDTKKQTTVKYDMLHVTPPMRAPGFIRESSLAGEAGWVDVHPNTLQHHKYENVFALGDCADLPTSKTGAAIRKQAPVVAENMLALIKEEPMKAAYDGYSSCPLVTGYNSLVLAEFKYGKIPSESFPINQAKERRSMYMMKKDLLPIMYWDGMLKGIM
- the mdh gene encoding malate dehydrogenase — protein: MAFKRPKIAVIGAGFTGATTALMIAQKELGDVILVDTPEQSNPTKGKALDLLEAGPVQKFNAKIKGTADYKEIQGADMVIITAGIARKPGMSRDDLVSTNAKIMRSISQKVKEYAPDSFILVLSNPVDAMTYVCYQTTNFPKNRVIGQSGVLDTARFNTFVAEELNISVEDISGFVLGGHGDDMVPLVRYSYAGGIPLEKIIPSDRLEAIVERTRKGGGEIVNLLGNGSAYYAPAASLVTMAEAIIRDKKRILPSIAYLEGEYGYRGLYLGVPTIIGGEGIESIIELPLTAEEKAALDKSVHSVKQVMAILEN
- a CDS encoding BMC domain-containing protein, whose amino-acid sequence is MPKAIGMIETRGLVGSIEAADAMLKAANVELVNQEKIDGALVTVLVEGDVGAVQAAVDAGKEAAARVGELVSAHVIPRMDEETYGMVQRRKQLNQASEIEEKSAVKPAPASNRTNRKKADPAPKKEE
- a CDS encoding EutN/CcmL family microcompartment protein, producing the protein MRMGTVIGNVWATRKEDGLTGLKLLFVQPIHPDGSSIHTPIIAADRIGAGIGDQVIITEGGSARFIMPDNPLPIDAVVIGIVDSTEIVQQ
- a CDS encoding phosphate propanoyltransferase; this translates as MDSEWIQSIVEEVIQQLGRKELAQRPNHIPIAVSARHVHLSEQHLAALFGPSYALKKKSDLSQPNQFAAEETVILSGPKGAIERVRVLGPSRHLTQVEISQTDAFKLGLKPPIRQSGDIQGSSPITIIGPKGSVYLPEGLIIAQAHIHMAPEDAERFQVQDGQYVQVRAETERPVTFEKVLIRVSPSYRLEMHIDTDEANAGFIRSGQVGEIIVEGQRQPVQAAPVVLQEKPVLSTVFEGKLLSQHEVKQMNEEVIRVGKGTIVTPLAKDTARELGKKIQVIDK
- the eutM gene encoding ethanolamine utilization microcompartment protein EutM, which translates into the protein MAREMTALGMIETKGLVASIEAADAMVKAASVHLVGKVHVGGGIVTVLVRGDVGAVKAATDAGAAAAQRVGELNSVHVIPRPHNELESILPKAPEIVE
- a CDS encoding aldehyde dehydrogenase family protein, with amino-acid sequence MSVAIDRDLLAIQEMREAVRKAKEAQLRYMSYSQEQVDQIVKAVADAAFAMSQELAVLAVEETGMGVAEHKKIKNEVGSKAVYESIKDEKTVGIIREDKEKKVVEIAAPFGVVAAIIPTTNPTSTAFFKTLIALKTRNAIVVSPHPYAVKCTIEALKVCEQAAVGAGAPEGLIGWLSYASMEATQSLMKHPDVHLILATGGGGLVKAAYSSGKPAYGVGPGNVPVYLEKTANIEKSVSMIVDSKSFDYGTICATEQAIIVDESILAVTLRELKNNGAYLLNKEEKARMEKVISPVPGKVNPKIVGRSPQYIAELAGIHIDDSIRLFVAEETEIGKEVPFSLEKLSPIFALYTAKNKAEAKQLCSRLLDLGGRGHSLSIHTEDDALAREFALDMPVSRILVNTLSSVGAVGGTTGLAPSMTLGCGSFGGNITSDNITARHLLNIKRMAYGIKEVSLPKKGRGSSSSLPTGNADTEQIVKSVIAAMGKSAKVNVEEVAELVNKVIEQYSK
- the eutL gene encoding ethanolamine utilization microcompartment protein EutL, with the translated sequence MHLPRVKAEILAVRVIPNVDQGLAEKFKLKSHHRSLGMFTVTSDDIGYTALDEATKYADVDVVYAKSFYAGANYSSGPLSGEMIGILAGPTPEQVRSGLEAVETTIESGAFFEALNEEESHLLYAHVVSRTGSYLSSLAGINEGDALAYLIAPPLEAIYGLDAALKAADVDICELFEPPSETNYGGGLLTGSQSACRAAADAFRETIIELAKNPLRY
- the eutC gene encoding ethanolamine ammonia-lyase subunit EutC — its product is MKEELIASITKLVVEKLSQEQPPEEPEISLWSKKPKAPAPAEAVQSGPEKVQFKPLQAERAKRDNPVSRQLLSDSAKLEKKEQQLEELRKKTPSRIAVGRAGSRPRTSTWLQFRFDHAAAVDAVYGEVSPDVLENLGVFSVQTRVKDKEEYIRRPDYGRQLSDEAREIIKERCQASPTVQIVISNGLSAKAVEANIEDVYLSLQQSLSNLKIDIGTTFYVDKGRVALMDEIGEILTPDVVVMLIGERPGLVSAESLSAYMCYKPRKGVIEADRMVVSNIHKGGIPPVEAGAYLGTVVQKILKHQASGVSLVKKEG
- a CDS encoding ethanolamine ammonia-lyase subunit EutB; amino-acid sequence: MKLKTTIGGKTFQFNDLKDLFAKANEEKSGDRLAGIAAETVQERIAAKSVLSDITLADIRNNPLIEAEKDEVSFIIEKDINEPIYKHMQNWSVAELREYILDDETGDRELKRISQGLTSEMIAAVAKLMSNLDLVHAASKLEILSTCNITIGQRGTLASRLQPNHPTDNIEGMVASLKDGLSYGVGDAVIGINPVDDSVESVKRLLQASHEFIEEWKIPTQNCVLAHVTTQMKAIERGAPADMIFQSIAGTEKANRSFGISAPLLHEAADMAKKLGTSSGPERLYFETGQGSELSAEAHYGIDQMTLESRNYGFARHYNPYIVNTVVGFIGPEYLYNNKQVIRAGLEDHFMGKMHGLPMGVDICYTNHIRADQNDIEDLGVLLTAAGVNFIIATPMGDDCMLNYQSMSYHDIATLRQTLGKSPSPEFAEWLEKMGIFENGRLSKYAGDPTIFFK